Proteins from one Microbacterium proteolyticum genomic window:
- a CDS encoding LLM class flavin-dependent oxidoreductase — translation MRSFGTLSFGHYGPLGGGHHLSAGDSMLQAIDLAQGMDDLGVNGVSFRVHHFARQQAAPMPLLAAIAARTSRIEVGTGVIDMRYENPLMLAEEAASVDLISGNRLALGVSRGSPETVLRGYEAFGYTGSEDPRGADIARDHFDLFLRAIDGEGLAERDPMSPFGGGAGLQRIEPHSSGLRTRIWWGAGTTATAEWAGRTGVNLMSSTLLTEADGTPFDILQARQLDAFRQAWTQAGHAGEPRTSVSRSIFPIVSDEDRLYFGGSAGSDQIGVIDGMRSTFGKTYAAEPDVLIEQLQNDAAVMSADTLMLTIPSQMGVEFNLRLIENFATHVAPALGWQSTLAAV, via the coding sequence ATGCGCTCCTTCGGCACCCTCTCCTTCGGGCACTACGGCCCCCTCGGCGGCGGCCATCATCTCTCCGCCGGCGACTCGATGCTGCAGGCGATCGACCTCGCCCAGGGCATGGACGATCTCGGCGTGAACGGCGTCTCGTTCCGCGTCCACCACTTCGCCCGACAGCAGGCCGCGCCCATGCCGCTGCTCGCCGCGATCGCGGCACGCACCTCGCGCATCGAGGTCGGCACCGGTGTCATCGACATGCGGTACGAGAACCCGCTCATGCTCGCCGAGGAGGCGGCATCCGTCGACCTCATCAGCGGCAACCGGCTGGCCCTCGGCGTGAGCCGCGGCTCACCCGAAACCGTCCTGCGCGGCTACGAGGCGTTCGGCTACACCGGGTCCGAGGACCCGCGCGGAGCCGACATCGCCCGCGACCACTTCGACCTGTTCCTCCGCGCGATCGACGGGGAAGGGCTCGCCGAGCGCGACCCGATGAGCCCCTTCGGCGGCGGCGCGGGGCTCCAGCGAATCGAGCCGCACTCCTCCGGCCTGCGGACGCGCATCTGGTGGGGCGCCGGCACGACGGCGACGGCCGAGTGGGCGGGGCGCACGGGCGTGAACCTGATGTCGTCGACGCTCCTCACCGAAGCCGACGGCACACCGTTCGACATCCTGCAGGCACGCCAGCTCGACGCGTTCCGCCAGGCGTGGACGCAGGCCGGACACGCCGGCGAGCCGCGCACGTCGGTGAGCCGCAGCATCTTCCCCATCGTGAGCGACGAGGACCGCCTGTACTTCGGCGGCTCGGCCGGATCCGACCAGATCGGCGTCATCGACGGCATGCGCTCCACGTTCGGCAAGACGTATGCGGCCGAGCCCGACGTCCTCATCGAGCAGCTGCAGAACGACGCGGCCGTGATGAGTGCCGACACCCTGATGCTGACGATCCCGTCGCAGATGGGAGTGGAGTTCAATCTCCGGCTCATCGAGAACTTCGCGACGCACGTCGCGCCTGCCCTCGGCTGGCAATCGACCCTCGCGGCCGTCTGA
- the yiaA gene encoding inner membrane protein YiaA, producing MTDQQTHLEIGRPTAAFVGASWVALGLGASVYFIGLANAHMELAEKGYFLAVFLLGLFAAISVQKAVRDRAEDVPVTGAYLGVAWAMLLAALALMSIGLWNAELLLSEKGFYGIGFAMSLFAVVAVQKNVRDIAAFRVVHPDPSPVERTPGFPGV from the coding sequence ATGACGGATCAGCAGACGCACCTCGAGATCGGGCGGCCGACCGCCGCTTTCGTCGGGGCCTCGTGGGTGGCGCTGGGGCTCGGTGCCTCCGTGTATTTCATCGGTCTGGCGAACGCCCACATGGAACTCGCCGAGAAGGGATACTTCCTCGCGGTCTTCCTGCTCGGCCTCTTCGCCGCCATCTCCGTGCAGAAGGCCGTGCGCGACCGCGCGGAGGACGTGCCCGTGACCGGCGCGTACCTGGGCGTCGCGTGGGCGATGCTGCTCGCGGCCCTGGCACTCATGTCGATCGGACTGTGGAACGCCGAACTTCTGCTGTCGGAGAAGGGGTTCTACGGGATCGGTTTCGCGATGAGCCTGTTCGCCGTGGTCGCGGTGCAGAAGAACGTCCGCGACATCGCCGCCTTCCGGGTCGTGCACCCCGATCCGTCGCCGGTCGAGCGGACACCGGGATTCCCCGGCGTCTGA
- a CDS encoding GlsB/YeaQ/YmgE family stress response membrane protein, giving the protein MLWTILGLIIVGLIAGFIARAVIPGKQSMSILMTIVLGIVGSFVGGFLGFLIFGSDPMGGFLQPAGIIGSIIGAIIVLGIYVFATRGRSARTR; this is encoded by the coding sequence ATGCTCTGGACCATCCTCGGTCTCATCATCGTCGGCCTCATCGCCGGCTTCATCGCTCGCGCCGTCATCCCCGGCAAGCAGAGCATGAGCATCCTCATGACCATCGTCCTGGGAATCGTCGGCTCGTTCGTCGGCGGGTTCCTCGGATTCCTCATCTTCGGCAGCGACCCGATGGGCGGATTCCTTCAGCCGGCGGGCATCATCGGCTCCATCATCGGCGCGATCATCGTGCTCGGGATCTACGTCTTCGCCACGCGCGGTCGCAGCGCCCGCACGCGCTGA
- a CDS encoding nucleoside/nucleotide kinase family protein, producing MIATPEGLRGVPDRPPGATVAALADRVERAASGSPRFLLGIAGSPGSGKTTLATALVAELNARNPGTAAALPMDGFHLANATLDRLGRHDRKGAIDTFDGWGFLALLHRVRTETDHTVFAPSFRREADEGVAGEIAIEPDARVVVVEGNYLLFDDGPWARVRDALDEAWFCSAPSTVREARLVERHTRHGRTIDAATAWARDVDGVNAALIEATRGRADLVVSGEIV from the coding sequence GTGATCGCGACACCGGAGGGGCTCCGGGGCGTTCCCGACCGTCCCCCGGGCGCGACGGTCGCCGCCCTCGCCGATCGCGTCGAGCGGGCGGCATCCGGATCCCCCCGCTTCCTGCTCGGGATCGCAGGAAGCCCCGGCAGCGGCAAGACGACGCTCGCCACGGCGCTCGTCGCCGAACTGAACGCCCGGAACCCCGGTACGGCAGCGGCATTGCCGATGGACGGCTTTCACCTCGCCAATGCCACCCTCGACCGGCTCGGCCGCCACGACCGCAAAGGTGCGATCGACACGTTCGACGGCTGGGGCTTCCTCGCGCTTCTGCACCGGGTGCGCACCGAGACCGACCACACGGTGTTCGCGCCGAGCTTCCGCCGCGAGGCCGACGAGGGCGTCGCGGGCGAGATCGCTATCGAGCCGGACGCGCGCGTGGTCGTCGTGGAGGGCAACTACCTGCTCTTCGACGACGGTCCGTGGGCGCGCGTGCGCGACGCCCTCGACGAGGCATGGTTCTGCTCCGCGCCGAGCACTGTTCGCGAGGCGCGCCTCGTCGAGCGGCACACACGGCACGGCCGCACCATCGACGCTGCGACGGCGTGGGCCCGGGACGTCGACGGCGTCAACGCCGCACTGATCGAAGCGACGCGCGGACGGGCGGATCTCGTCGTGTCGGGCGAGATCGTCTAG
- a CDS encoding GntR family transcriptional regulator, with the protein MLDDGKPIFIQIAESIADGVLAGSYPEGTQVPSTNELAAFHRINPATVGKGLGLLVDRGILHKRRGLGMFVSEGARQRLRDERTTAFRAGFVAPLLVEARSLGLDLTDIHRIIDQEGASS; encoded by the coding sequence ATGCTCGACGACGGAAAGCCGATCTTCATCCAGATCGCGGAGTCCATCGCCGACGGCGTGCTCGCCGGCAGCTACCCGGAAGGCACACAGGTCCCGTCGACGAACGAGCTCGCCGCCTTCCACCGCATCAACCCCGCGACGGTCGGCAAGGGACTCGGGCTCCTCGTCGACCGCGGCATCCTGCACAAGAGGCGCGGACTCGGCATGTTCGTCAGCGAGGGCGCCCGCCAGCGCCTCCGAGACGAACGCACCACGGCCTTCCGCGCCGGTTTCGTCGCGCCGCTGCTCGTCGAGGCGCGTTCGCTCGGCCTCGACCTCACCGACATCCATCGCATCATCGATCAGGAAGGGGCATCCTCATGA
- a CDS encoding ABC transporter ATP-binding protein, with translation MTQPAVRLSGVSRRFRRTRALDDLTLDIPAGAITGLLGRNGAGKTTLMSIIAGHDRPSTGSVEVFGIDPFEDAPTMSSISFVRDNQRYPDEFTLRQVLEVAPLFHAGWSADIAEHLVHGFRLPRKTAIKKLSRGQASSLGIVLGLASRAPLTIFDEPYLGLDATARRFFYDTLMQDYLDHPRTILVSTHLIDEMEPLLEHVVIVDEGRLVRTAAADDLRGSAVTASGLTSAVEALTPGHRVLQRRTIGGLTSVVLETPADEELRAEAGRSGVQLTPATLQDLVAAYGVESESLEGTRA, from the coding sequence ATGACGCAGCCCGCCGTCCGCCTGTCGGGGGTGTCGCGGCGCTTCCGGCGCACGCGGGCCCTCGACGACCTCACCCTCGACATCCCCGCCGGCGCCATCACCGGACTCCTCGGTCGTAACGGCGCCGGGAAGACGACGCTCATGTCGATCATCGCCGGACACGACCGCCCGTCGACGGGATCCGTGGAGGTCTTCGGCATCGACCCGTTCGAAGACGCCCCGACGATGTCCTCCATCAGCTTCGTCCGCGACAACCAGCGCTACCCCGACGAATTCACACTGCGGCAGGTTCTCGAAGTGGCTCCCCTGTTCCACGCGGGCTGGAGCGCCGACATCGCCGAGCACCTCGTCCACGGCTTCCGCCTCCCTCGCAAGACGGCGATCAAGAAGCTCTCCCGGGGCCAGGCCTCCTCGCTCGGGATCGTCCTGGGGCTCGCCTCGCGCGCTCCGCTGACCATCTTCGACGAGCCCTACCTCGGACTGGATGCCACGGCCCGCCGGTTCTTCTACGACACCCTCATGCAGGACTATCTGGACCACCCGCGCACGATCCTCGTCTCCACGCACCTCATCGACGAGATGGAACCGCTGCTCGAGCACGTCGTGATCGTCGACGAAGGACGCCTGGTCCGGACCGCCGCCGCCGACGACCTCCGCGGAAGCGCCGTCACCGCCAGCGGCCTGACCAGCGCCGTGGAGGCGCTGACTCCGGGGCACCGCGTCCTCCAGCGACGGACGATCGGTGGTCTCACCTCCGTCGTCCTCGAGACGCCCGCCGACGAGGAGCTCCGAGCCGAAGCCGGTCGTTCGGGCGTGCAGCTCACGCCCGCCACCCTGCAAGACCTCGTCGCCGCCTACGGCGTCGAGTCCGAGTCGCTGGAAGGAACGCGCGCATGA
- a CDS encoding nuclear transport factor 2 family protein — MGSRGALSGRLPVADGEPVASVAYSVLRRDWANGTTTPVPSSSPDDRARVIAAAWAAEEQLLTPGVRGDSAALRRLLAEDFVEIGQSGRRWTRDDIIAALVSDPGRGGGELSEREARRLAPALVLLHYLLRLDGRNSRRTSIWRSEPEPRCVFHQGTPVP; from the coding sequence GTGGGTTCACGAGGCGCACTATCGGGGCGGCTGCCGGTCGCCGACGGCGAGCCCGTGGCATCCGTCGCCTACAGCGTGCTGCGCCGCGACTGGGCGAACGGCACGACGACACCCGTGCCGTCGTCGTCGCCCGACGATCGGGCACGGGTCATCGCCGCGGCGTGGGCCGCCGAGGAGCAGTTGCTCACGCCCGGCGTCCGCGGCGACTCGGCCGCCCTACGCCGGCTGCTCGCGGAGGACTTCGTCGAGATCGGCCAGTCCGGACGCCGCTGGACGCGGGACGACATCATCGCCGCGCTGGTCTCCGACCCCGGCCGTGGCGGCGGTGAGCTGAGCGAGCGCGAGGCGCGACGGCTCGCGCCGGCACTGGTGCTGCTGCATTACCTGCTGCGCCTCGACGGACGGAACAGCCGCCGCACGTCGATCTGGCGCTCGGAGCCCGAACCGCGATGCGTGTTCCACCAGGGCACGCCGGTTCCGTAG
- a CDS encoding HNH endonuclease signature motif containing protein, with amino-acid sequence MPDRPPVFDDREDAVLTDAVAALVESERALAELEAARVVQFAAAIRVALERSRNRPRAVQEREMALRSIAAEIGVALRWNDRTVQRRLGEALQLVDDFPATLRALAEARISARHVAVIRDLGVELEDRAARASFESRVVERAATDTVAGTRAFARAVLEELHPLSISERFAHAEQQRRVWIDDDVDGMARLGVLDGAAKIRAMYDRLTRQARAIRALPRPESMDDPDAVEDRRAIDQVRADLLCDLVLTGQPAIDATTDTLPGGLGAIRAHVSVVVPALTAAGASDRGASIDGQSPIDADTARRLLAGAPAWERVVTHPVTGAVLAVDRYRPSPAIQRFVRARDVHCRFPGCRQPPRRCDLDHNHDHARGGPTAADNLSCLCTRHHTLKTETPWTARQRPDGSIQWTSPLGRSVTDRPERSVAFAPEPDPPPF; translated from the coding sequence ATGCCTGATCGACCGCCCGTCTTCGACGATCGGGAGGATGCCGTCCTCACCGACGCCGTCGCCGCGCTCGTCGAGAGCGAGCGGGCGCTGGCCGAGCTCGAGGCGGCCCGGGTCGTGCAGTTCGCCGCCGCGATTCGCGTCGCGCTCGAGCGGTCGAGAAACCGCCCGCGCGCGGTGCAGGAACGCGAGATGGCGCTGCGGTCCATCGCGGCCGAGATCGGCGTGGCGCTCCGGTGGAACGACCGGACCGTCCAACGCCGCCTCGGCGAGGCTCTCCAACTGGTCGACGACTTCCCCGCGACGCTGCGGGCTCTCGCCGAGGCGCGGATCAGCGCACGCCACGTCGCCGTCATCCGCGACCTCGGAGTCGAGCTCGAAGACCGGGCGGCCCGGGCGTCGTTCGAGTCCCGCGTGGTCGAGCGCGCTGCGACCGACACCGTCGCCGGCACGCGGGCCTTCGCGCGTGCGGTCCTCGAAGAACTCCACCCGCTCTCGATCAGCGAGCGGTTCGCGCACGCCGAGCAGCAGCGCCGCGTCTGGATCGACGACGACGTCGACGGCATGGCGCGGCTCGGCGTGCTCGACGGCGCGGCGAAGATCCGCGCGATGTACGACCGCCTCACGCGGCAAGCGCGGGCGATCCGCGCTCTTCCGCGGCCCGAGAGCATGGACGACCCGGATGCCGTGGAGGACCGCCGCGCGATCGACCAGGTCCGCGCCGACCTCCTGTGCGACCTCGTGCTCACGGGGCAGCCCGCGATCGACGCCACGACCGACACGCTCCCGGGCGGCCTGGGCGCGATCCGTGCGCACGTCTCGGTCGTCGTCCCCGCCCTCACCGCCGCGGGGGCGAGCGACCGCGGCGCCTCGATCGACGGGCAGAGCCCCATCGACGCCGATACCGCGCGCCGGCTCCTCGCGGGGGCACCGGCGTGGGAGCGCGTCGTCACCCACCCCGTGACGGGCGCGGTGCTCGCGGTCGACCGCTACCGCCCCTCCCCCGCGATCCAGCGGTTCGTCCGAGCCCGCGACGTGCACTGTCGATTCCCGGGATGCCGTCAGCCGCCGCGGCGGTGCGACCTCGACCACAACCACGATCACGCGCGCGGCGGCCCGACCGCCGCCGACAACCTCTCGTGCCTGTGCACCCGGCATCACACGCTGAAGACCGAGACGCCCTGGACCGCCCGGCAGCGACCCGACGGCAGCATCCAATGGACGAGTCCGCTGGGGCGCAGCGTCACCGACCGCCCCGAGCGCTCCGTCGCCTTCGCGCCCGAACCGGATCCGCCGCCGTTCTGA
- a CDS encoding ribonuclease H family protein, whose protein sequence is MSSSSAPASSDRYVVATDGACKGNPGPAGWAWVGEDGHWAAGSIPEGTNNIGELLGLLHAITDHANVRDLVVQADSKYAIDTYSSWMDGHRRRGWVTSAKKPVANRGILEALIAARDARRAAGLPDVVLEHVRGHSGHVLNSWADERAVRASQHAAKGEELIWTSLRGLDTLDVASAPPRSAADRNGR, encoded by the coding sequence ATGAGTAGTTCCTCCGCGCCCGCGTCCTCCGACCGCTACGTCGTCGCCACCGACGGCGCGTGCAAGGGGAACCCCGGACCGGCCGGGTGGGCCTGGGTCGGCGAGGACGGCCACTGGGCCGCCGGATCGATCCCCGAGGGCACGAACAACATCGGCGAGCTCCTCGGTCTGCTGCACGCGATCACGGATCACGCCAACGTCCGCGACCTCGTGGTGCAGGCCGACTCGAAGTACGCCATCGACACGTACTCGTCGTGGATGGACGGCCACCGTCGTCGCGGCTGGGTCACCTCGGCGAAGAAGCCCGTCGCCAATCGCGGCATCCTCGAGGCGCTCATCGCCGCCCGCGACGCCCGCCGGGCGGCGGGTCTGCCCGATGTGGTGCTCGAGCACGTGCGCGGTCACAGCGGCCACGTGTTGAACTCGTGGGCCGATGAGCGCGCCGTCCGCGCGTCGCAGCACGCGGCGAAGGGCGAGGAGCTGATCTGGACGTCGCTGCGCGGCCTCGACACGCTCGACGTCGCGTCGGCTCCGCCGCGTTCGGCAGCCGACCGCAACGGGCGCTGA
- the gnd gene encoding phosphogluconate dehydrogenase (NAD(+)-dependent, decarboxylating), with translation MQLAMVGLGRMGANIVRRLMKDGHDCVVYDVNQDAVAALAAEGATGASSIADLASKLQKPRAVWLMIPAGLTGSVVDQVAEVLEAGDIIIDGGNSNYRDDVRRAAKLQDTGIHYVDIGTSGGVFGLERGYCLMVGGHDEAVAHLEPVLRTIAPGPGDIERTPGRTGDYTPEERGYLHCGPSGAGHFVKMVHNGIEYGIMAALAEGLNVLNNADAGLKQGEHSAEVAPLEEPEFYQFDIDTAKVSELWRRGSVISSWLLDLTAAALAQNPTLDGLAGRVSDSGEGRWTVKAAVDTGVPVPVLASSLFERFASRGEDHFANQVLSAMRLQFGGHQELPAGDVLEAGGKKADSSSS, from the coding sequence ATGCAACTCGCCATGGTCGGACTCGGACGGATGGGCGCCAACATCGTCCGCAGACTCATGAAGGACGGCCACGACTGCGTGGTCTACGACGTGAACCAGGATGCCGTGGCGGCCCTGGCCGCGGAGGGCGCCACCGGTGCGTCGAGCATCGCGGACCTCGCGTCCAAGCTCCAGAAGCCGCGCGCCGTCTGGCTGATGATCCCCGCCGGGCTCACCGGCTCGGTTGTCGACCAGGTCGCTGAGGTCCTCGAGGCCGGCGACATCATCATCGACGGCGGCAACTCCAACTACCGTGACGACGTGCGTCGGGCCGCGAAGCTGCAGGACACCGGCATCCACTACGTCGACATCGGGACCAGCGGCGGCGTGTTCGGTCTCGAGCGCGGCTACTGCCTCATGGTGGGCGGGCACGACGAGGCCGTCGCCCACCTCGAGCCCGTCCTGCGCACGATCGCGCCGGGGCCCGGCGACATCGAGCGCACACCCGGCCGGACGGGTGACTACACCCCCGAGGAGCGCGGCTACCTCCACTGCGGTCCGTCGGGGGCGGGGCACTTCGTGAAGATGGTCCACAACGGCATCGAGTACGGCATCATGGCCGCGCTCGCCGAGGGACTGAACGTCCTCAACAACGCCGACGCGGGGCTCAAGCAGGGCGAGCACTCCGCCGAGGTCGCCCCGCTGGAGGAGCCGGAGTTCTACCAGTTCGACATCGACACGGCGAAGGTGTCCGAGCTGTGGCGGCGCGGGTCGGTGATCTCGTCGTGGCTGCTCGACCTCACGGCGGCGGCTCTCGCTCAGAACCCGACGCTCGACGGCCTCGCCGGGCGGGTCTCCGATTCAGGCGAGGGGCGCTGGACGGTGAAGGCGGCCGTCGACACCGGTGTTCCGGTGCCCGTGCTCGCCTCGTCGCTGTTCGAGCGCTTCGCCTCTCGCGGCGAGGACCACTTCGCCAACCAGGTGCTCTCCGCGATGCGCCTGCAGTTCGGCGGTCACCAGGAGCTGCCGGCGGGCGACGTGCTCGAAGCCGGCGGCAAGAAGGCGGACAGCAGCAGCAGCTGA
- a CDS encoding bifunctional nuclease family protein, whose product MVPVRVLGVALDSAQQHVILLSPLPGTAAEEGIVLPVWIGPQEAMSILVATEGAVTPRPLSHDLMVVMLRALSASVDRVEVTRLFEGTFYAEIHVQTPRGPLVIDARPSDAIALAARTDAPIAVAEAVLAEAGVPEGAVEFDARGDDDRVEEFRKFLDDVDPDDFQG is encoded by the coding sequence ATGGTCCCGGTTCGCGTGCTCGGCGTGGCCCTGGATTCCGCCCAGCAGCACGTCATCCTCCTCTCCCCGCTGCCCGGCACGGCCGCCGAGGAGGGGATCGTCCTCCCGGTGTGGATCGGTCCGCAGGAGGCGATGTCGATCCTCGTCGCGACCGAGGGTGCGGTGACGCCGCGCCCTCTCTCGCACGACCTGATGGTCGTGATGCTGCGGGCGCTGTCGGCATCCGTCGATCGGGTCGAGGTGACGCGGCTGTTCGAGGGCACGTTCTACGCCGAGATCCACGTGCAGACGCCCCGTGGGCCGCTCGTGATCGACGCCAGACCCTCGGATGCCATCGCCCTGGCGGCGCGGACGGACGCGCCGATCGCGGTGGCCGAGGCGGTCCTCGCCGAGGCGGGGGTGCCCGAGGGAGCGGTCGAGTTCGACGCGCGCGGCGACGACGACCGCGTCGAGGAGTTCCGGAAGTTCCTCGACGACGTCGACCCCGACGACTTCCAGGGGTGA
- a CDS encoding response regulator: MIRVVIADDHPVVRAGVRALLEGEADIEVVGEASTPDAAVALAAELSPELVLMDLQFGDRAAGAEATRRVRALAAPPYVLVLTNYDTDGDILGAVEAGASGYLLKDAPPHELLAGVRAAAAGQSALAPAIAGRLLARLREPRVSLSAREIEVLRLVARGASNADVAARLHITDATVKSHLAHVFSKLGVSSRTAAVSAARALGVLR; this comes from the coding sequence GTGATCCGGGTCGTGATCGCCGACGACCACCCCGTCGTGCGCGCCGGAGTGCGGGCGCTGCTCGAGGGCGAGGCCGACATCGAGGTCGTCGGCGAGGCGTCGACCCCGGACGCCGCCGTCGCCCTGGCCGCCGAGCTCTCGCCGGAGCTGGTGCTCATGGACCTGCAGTTCGGCGACCGGGCCGCGGGGGCCGAGGCCACCCGACGCGTCCGCGCGCTGGCGGCTCCGCCCTACGTGCTCGTGCTCACCAACTACGACACCGACGGCGACATCCTCGGGGCCGTCGAGGCCGGGGCGAGCGGGTACCTGCTCAAGGACGCGCCGCCGCACGAGCTGCTCGCCGGTGTCCGTGCCGCGGCCGCCGGGCAGAGCGCCCTGGCCCCCGCGATCGCGGGACGACTCCTAGCGCGATTGCGTGAACCGCGGGTGAGCCTCTCGGCCCGCGAGATCGAGGTGCTCCGACTGGTCGCCCGGGGTGCGTCCAACGCCGACGTCGCGGCACGACTGCACATCACCGACGCGACGGTGAAGTCGCACCTCGCCCACGTGTTCTCCAAGCTCGGCGTCTCCTCGCGCACCGCCGCGGTCTCCGCCGCGCGGGCCCTCGGCGTCCTGCGCTGA
- a CDS encoding sensor histidine kinase: MPHRTLAPVFTGLRAGLHALFAGLLALVVVRVVWTGGSPWALALAALLAAVYLAGLWLARRERKAGGIAWVCALTLVWAPLMWLVPEAAYIVFPLFFLYLHVLPGWVGPAAVVAATGLTIAAFAVHGGLTVGGVVGPVVGAGVALLIGLGYGALQRRSVEREALVAELLATRDRLAATEREQGVLAERARLAREIHDTVAQGLSSIQMLLHAAERADATGPGIAHIRLARQTAADGLAETRRFIRELAPPTLDRGLGSALQRLAEGWAQREGVDVETEIPGEVALPMDAQAALLRIAQGALANVAQHADATVVRVDLVQDGDDVRLTVADDGRGFDPASAEETASGTDSFGLRAMRERVEQLDGDLTVVSAAGAGTVVAVTLRGVAL; the protein is encoded by the coding sequence ATGCCGCATCGCACCCTGGCTCCCGTGTTCACCGGGCTGCGCGCGGGGCTCCACGCACTCTTCGCCGGGCTCCTCGCGCTCGTCGTCGTCCGCGTCGTCTGGACCGGCGGTTCGCCGTGGGCGCTCGCCCTCGCCGCGCTGCTGGCTGCGGTGTATCTCGCGGGGCTGTGGCTCGCCCGCCGGGAGCGGAAGGCCGGCGGCATCGCCTGGGTGTGCGCGCTCACGCTGGTGTGGGCGCCGTTGATGTGGCTCGTGCCCGAGGCCGCGTACATCGTGTTCCCGCTGTTCTTCCTCTATCTGCACGTGCTGCCGGGATGGGTCGGGCCGGCCGCGGTCGTCGCGGCGACCGGGCTCACGATCGCGGCGTTCGCGGTGCACGGCGGCCTCACCGTCGGGGGCGTGGTCGGTCCGGTCGTCGGCGCGGGCGTGGCACTGCTCATCGGCCTGGGCTACGGCGCGCTCCAGCGCCGCAGCGTCGAGCGGGAGGCGCTCGTGGCCGAACTCCTCGCCACGCGGGATCGTCTCGCGGCGACCGAGCGCGAGCAGGGCGTCCTCGCGGAGCGCGCTCGGCTGGCGCGCGAGATCCACGACACCGTCGCCCAGGGGCTGTCGAGCATCCAGATGCTGCTCCACGCGGCGGAACGGGCGGATGCCACGGGCCCCGGCATCGCGCACATCCGTCTGGCCCGGCAGACCGCCGCTGATGGTCTCGCCGAGACGCGGCGGTTCATCCGCGAGCTCGCGCCGCCGACCCTGGACCGGGGCCTGGGCTCCGCGTTGCAGCGGCTGGCCGAGGGCTGGGCGCAGCGCGAGGGGGTCGACGTCGAGACCGAGATCCCGGGCGAAGTGGCGCTGCCGATGGATGCGCAGGCGGCGCTGCTGCGCATCGCGCAGGGCGCCCTGGCCAACGTCGCCCAGCACGCCGACGCCACGGTGGTGCGCGTCGACCTCGTGCAGGACGGCGACGACGTGCGGCTGACGGTCGCCGACGACGGCCGCGGGTTCGATCCCGCGAGCGCCGAGGAGACGGCATCCGGGACCGATTCGTTCGGTCTGCGGGCGATGCGCGAGCGCGTCGAGCAGCTCGACGGCGACCTCACGGTCGTCAGCGCGGCGGGGGCCGGCACGGTCGTCGCGGTCACCCTGCGGGGGGTCGCCCTGTGA
- a CDS encoding ABC transporter ATP-binding protein, producing the protein MILLDDVTLTYPDGDARVTAVDHVTLEGRPGLVTGITGPSGSGKSSLLALAATLIRPDSGRVIVDGTDATALTRAEATALRRERIGIVFQQPQLLPALTAREQLRVMGELGGRGSRARRAAVRSRVDELLDAVGLGDQADRRPAQLSGGQRQRVAIARALVHEPRVLLVDEPTSALDRERGAAIMDLLSRLTRERDTATLLVTHDLVHSDTLDETVEVIDGRARVREITTRTR; encoded by the coding sequence ATGATCCTTCTCGACGACGTCACCCTGACCTATCCCGACGGCGATGCCCGCGTCACCGCGGTCGACCACGTCACCCTCGAGGGCCGCCCCGGCCTCGTGACCGGGATCACGGGCCCCTCCGGCTCGGGGAAGTCGAGCCTGCTCGCCCTCGCCGCGACGCTGATCCGCCCCGACTCGGGCCGCGTGATCGTCGACGGGACGGATGCCACCGCGCTCACGCGCGCCGAAGCGACCGCGCTCCGGCGCGAGCGGATCGGCATCGTCTTCCAGCAGCCGCAGCTCCTCCCCGCGCTCACCGCCCGCGAGCAGCTGCGCGTGATGGGGGAACTCGGCGGCCGCGGGTCGCGAGCCCGGCGCGCGGCGGTGCGTTCGCGCGTGGACGAGCTGTTGGATGCCGTCGGCCTCGGCGACCAGGCCGACCGTCGACCGGCGCAGCTCTCGGGTGGTCAGCGCCAACGAGTGGCCATCGCTCGAGCGCTCGTGCACGAGCCTCGCGTCCTGCTGGTCGACGAGCCCACGAGCGCCCTGGACCGGGAGCGCGGGGCGGCGATCATGGATCTCCTGTCGCGGCTGACCCGCGAGCGGGACACCGCGACGCTGCTCGTCACCCACGACCTCGTCCACAGCGACACGCTCGACGAGACCGTCGAGGTGATCGACGGCCGAGCCCGGGTGCGGGAGATCACCACCCGAACGCGTTGA